Proteins encoded by one window of Emticicia oligotrophica DSM 17448:
- a CDS encoding DUF3109 family protein, whose translation MILIDNTCISEDVADKMFVCDLEKCKGACCVEGDLGAPLEESELPILEEIYEHVKPYLSPEGIKAIEEQGKYIKDWEDDYSTPTIGDKECAYAIYDENKTLKCGIEQAYLDGKISWQKPISCHLYPIRITKYESYHAINYDRWSICSDACSLGEKLGVPVYKFLKEPLIRAYGKEWYAELESEIESMNQK comes from the coding sequence ATGATTTTAATTGATAATACTTGTATAAGTGAGGATGTTGCCGACAAAATGTTTGTCTGCGATTTAGAAAAATGCAAAGGTGCATGTTGTGTAGAAGGCGATTTAGGTGCTCCTTTGGAAGAATCTGAACTTCCAATTTTAGAGGAAATTTATGAACATGTAAAACCTTATCTTTCGCCAGAGGGCATAAAAGCGATTGAAGAACAAGGAAAATATATCAAAGATTGGGAAGATGATTATTCAACTCCCACCATTGGTGATAAAGAGTGTGCATACGCCATTTACGATGAAAATAAAACCTTAAAATGTGGCATTGAGCAAGCCTATCTTGATGGTAAAATTTCGTGGCAAAAACCAATTTCTTGTCACTTATACCCAATACGAATAACAAAATATGAGAGCTATCATGCAATAAATTATGATCGTTGGTCTATTTGCAGCGATGCTTGTTCGTTGGGCGAAAAACTAGGTGTACCAGTATATAAATTCCTCAAAGAACCTCTAATTAGAGCTTATGGAAAAGAATGGTATGCAGAATTAGAAAGTGAAATTGAAAGTATGAATCAAAAATAG
- a CDS encoding LysM peptidoglycan-binding domain-containing protein: MKKIIALVLLSISFTQTTLGQRVNVPDVPKKVEFAGITIKLDDDAQKLIQKEVNTLLTPENKYLIDKLERIQWYFPVIESILEEEEIPEDFKYVAVAESSLLPDAISSSNAVGFWQMKQATAQELGLRIDSEIDERKNIYASTKAAALYLKRNNLIYKNWVSTLYSYTLGVAGVSKLIPPHWANGNEINFDGQTDRYLLKTIAHRIAFEYRINRMKESRFSFVEYRNSKGKSLDDIATIFDVDAIELKKLNSWLIADNIPRDKDYSVAILVPIENLENIQSKLSKPVELTSSNAKFPILKRITPSSASPEEPVFYEINGKKGILAQAGDDIAALARNGKMKIPDFLRYNDMTAMDLAEEGRIYYLQKKNKKGPVPQHIVLQEQNLWQISQIYGIRLKNLLRLNRLRTVKPIQKGRVIYLQKKRPKNEPIDAINTKEIEESENVPLKEQYENTDEKAITKENTKNDRKKENKTPKNNSKNTNIPENTSVVETNKQNPRLREEDDIIVISDSDETEENTNRTPINQTPPATVKNTPVNPIQSPVKPNTGKNSTPITNNVQNSGTHKVEVGQTLYSIARQYNITIKELAEWNDFSTTERVKIGQVLIVTPPKTGNKVVSSETSKTTNNSSEKNSTSSKIHKVQRNETLYSISKQYGVTMKQIKEWNDMKSENVKIGQKIIIKK, translated from the coding sequence ATGAAAAAAATAATTGCTCTTGTATTACTTTCTATTTCGTTTACTCAAACCACATTGGGGCAGCGAGTCAACGTACCAGATGTACCTAAGAAAGTTGAGTTTGCGGGTATTACAATAAAGCTTGATGATGATGCTCAAAAACTCATACAAAAAGAAGTAAATACCCTTTTAACCCCTGAGAACAAATACTTAATTGATAAATTAGAGCGAATTCAATGGTATTTTCCAGTCATTGAATCAATTTTAGAAGAAGAAGAAATTCCCGAAGATTTCAAGTATGTTGCAGTTGCTGAAAGCTCTTTACTCCCTGATGCTATCTCAAGCTCAAATGCAGTTGGATTTTGGCAAATGAAGCAAGCTACTGCCCAAGAATTAGGCCTTAGAATAGACTCGGAGATTGATGAAAGAAAAAATATCTATGCCTCAACCAAAGCAGCAGCACTCTATCTGAAACGCAATAATCTGATTTATAAAAATTGGGTTTCAACATTATATTCCTACACACTGGGTGTAGCTGGCGTAAGTAAATTAATACCTCCTCATTGGGCAAATGGTAATGAAATTAATTTTGATGGCCAAACCGACCGTTATTTATTAAAAACCATTGCACACAGAATTGCTTTTGAATATAGAATCAATCGTATGAAAGAATCTCGTTTTTCTTTTGTAGAGTATAGAAATTCAAAAGGCAAAAGCCTAGATGATATTGCAACAATTTTCGATGTTGATGCCATCGAATTAAAAAAGCTCAACTCTTGGCTAATAGCAGATAATATCCCAAGAGATAAAGATTATTCTGTTGCTATTTTAGTACCCATTGAAAATTTAGAAAATATTCAATCGAAGCTAAGTAAACCAGTTGAACTGACTTCAAGTAATGCTAAATTTCCTATCTTAAAAAGAATAACGCCATCAAGTGCTTCTCCGGAAGAGCCTGTTTTCTACGAAATTAATGGCAAAAAAGGTATCTTAGCTCAAGCGGGTGATGATATTGCTGCTTTAGCAAGAAATGGGAAAATGAAAATACCTGACTTTTTACGTTATAATGATATGACAGCTATGGATTTAGCAGAAGAAGGTAGGATTTATTATTTACAAAAAAAGAATAAAAAAGGTCCAGTTCCTCAACATATTGTACTTCAAGAGCAAAATTTGTGGCAAATATCGCAAATCTACGGAATACGTCTTAAAAATTTATTGAGATTGAACCGACTACGTACTGTTAAACCTATCCAAAAAGGAAGAGTAATCTATTTACAAAAGAAGCGTCCAAAAAATGAGCCTATTGATGCCATTAATACAAAAGAAATAGAAGAGTCTGAAAATGTTCCGCTCAAAGAACAGTACGAAAATACTGATGAGAAGGCTATTACAAAGGAAAATACAAAAAATGACCGCAAAAAAGAGAACAAGACGCCTAAAAATAATTCCAAAAACACTAATATTCCTGAGAATACTTCGGTAGTAGAAACAAACAAACAAAATCCACGCCTAAGAGAAGAGGATGATATAATTGTTATTTCAGATAGTGATGAAACTGAAGAAAATACAAATAGAACACCAATTAATCAAACTCCTCCTGCTACAGTAAAAAACACGCCAGTAAACCCAATCCAGAGTCCAGTAAAACCTAATACAGGAAAAAACTCGACTCCTATTACTAACAATGTACAAAATTCGGGAACACACAAGGTTGAAGTTGGTCAGACCCTTTATAGTATTGCCCGACAATACAATATTACAATAAAGGAATTAGCGGAATGGAATGATTTTTCTACCACCGAACGTGTAAAGATCGGACAAGTGCTTATTGTTACACCCCCTAAAACTGGCAACAAAGTTGTTAGTTCAGAGACATCAAAGACTACTAATAACTCATCAGAAAAAAATAGTACTTCAAGCAAAATACATAAAGTACAAAGAAATGAAACATTATATAGCATTTCGAAACAATATGGGGTAACTATGAAGCAAATTAAAGAATGGAATGACATGAAAAGTGAAAATGTTAAGATTGGACAAAAAATTATTATCAAGAAATAA
- a CDS encoding O-methyltransferase: protein MEFISEELDDYCVAHTTGESELLRRLNRETHAKVLQPRMLSGHFQGRYLSMISHMIRPKNILEIGTYTGYSALCLAEGLQEDGHLLTIDVNEELEEFVRSYINESPQKDKIEFRIGNALEIIPTLKETFDLVFIDADKLNYDKYYDLVFDKVRKGGFIISDNVLWSGKVADPSKKDKDTLSIRAYNQKLQEDSRTENILLPIRDGLIIVRKL, encoded by the coding sequence ATGGAGTTTATAAGCGAAGAACTTGATGACTATTGCGTTGCTCATACGACTGGTGAAAGCGAACTTCTCAGACGTTTAAATAGAGAAACTCATGCAAAAGTTTTACAGCCAAGAATGTTGTCAGGGCACTTTCAAGGCAGGTATTTATCGATGATTTCGCACATGATACGCCCCAAAAATATACTTGAAATTGGTACATATACTGGATATTCTGCCCTATGCCTTGCCGAAGGCTTACAAGAAGATGGGCATCTTTTAACGATTGATGTCAATGAAGAATTAGAAGAGTTCGTAAGAAGTTATATCAATGAGTCTCCTCAAAAAGACAAAATTGAATTTCGAATCGGTAACGCCCTTGAAATAATCCCAACCCTTAAAGAAACTTTCGACCTTGTATTTATTGATGCTGATAAACTCAACTATGATAAATATTATGACCTGGTATTTGATAAAGTACGTAAGGGCGGGTTTATTATTTCGGATAATGTTTTGTGGAGTGGAAAAGTGGCAGACCCAAGTAAAAAAGATAAAGATACGCTTTCAATAAGAGCTTATAATCAGAAGTTACAAGAAGACTCAAGAACCGAAAATATATTATTACCCATTAGAGATGGACTAATAATTGTTCGAAAATTGTAA
- the aroC gene encoding chorismate synthase, with amino-acid sequence MSSTYGKIFKISTFGESHGKAIGVIVDGCPAGVEFNEEFIQNELDRRKPGQSRITTQRKESDEFQVLSGIFEGKTTGTPIAMVIPNEDQRSKDYSHIATQFRPSHADYTYTVKYGNRDYRGGGRSSARETAARVAAGALAKLLLNNDAISITAYVSQVGKLKLDKQYWELDLSKTDNNAVRCPDEQMAQKMFDYIDEIRKKGDSIGGIITCVIKGVPAGWGEPVFDKLHAELGKAMLGINAVKGFEYGSGFEGIELLGSEHNDEFFIGEDGKVHTKTNLSGGIQGGISNGEDIYFKVAFKPVATIMQDQESINEAGEKVIVSGKGRHDPCVLPRAVPIVEAMAALVLADFSLRAKTNKV; translated from the coding sequence ATGAGTAGTACTTACGGAAAAATCTTTAAAATATCAACTTTCGGAGAATCACACGGAAAAGCGATTGGTGTTATAGTTGATGGCTGTCCTGCTGGAGTAGAATTTAATGAAGAATTTATTCAAAATGAGTTAGATAGACGTAAACCTGGTCAGTCGAGAATAACAACTCAACGCAAAGAGTCTGATGAGTTTCAAGTTCTTTCTGGGATATTCGAAGGCAAAACTACTGGTACACCAATTGCGATGGTCATACCGAATGAAGATCAACGCTCTAAAGATTATAGCCATATTGCTACGCAATTTCGCCCATCGCATGCCGACTATACTTATACCGTAAAATATGGCAATCGAGATTATAGAGGTGGTGGAAGAAGCTCTGCACGAGAGACGGCTGCACGAGTAGCTGCTGGAGCATTAGCAAAATTATTATTAAATAATGATGCTATTTCTATTACTGCTTATGTTTCTCAGGTTGGTAAATTAAAACTCGATAAACAATATTGGGAATTAGATTTATCTAAAACAGACAACAATGCCGTTCGATGTCCAGATGAACAGATGGCCCAGAAGATGTTCGATTACATTGATGAAATTCGTAAAAAGGGAGATTCAATTGGAGGCATCATCACTTGTGTTATCAAAGGTGTTCCTGCTGGTTGGGGCGAGCCTGTTTTTGATAAACTTCATGCAGAACTTGGTAAGGCAATGCTAGGTATCAATGCAGTGAAAGGTTTTGAATATGGTAGTGGTTTTGAAGGAATTGAGTTATTGGGCTCAGAACATAATGATGAGTTTTTTATTGGAGAAGATGGCAAAGTTCATACTAAAACCAATCTTTCTGGTGGTATTCAAGGAGGAATTTCGAATGGAGAAGATATTTATTTTAAAGTAGCTTTTAAACCTGTTGCTACAATTATGCAAGACCAAGAAAGTATTAATGAGGCAGGCGAAAAAGTAATCGTTTCGGGCAAAGGCCGACACGACCCTTGCGTTTTGCCTAGAGCAGTTCCAATTGTTGAAGCAATGGCCGCTTTAGTTCTTGCCGATTTCAGCTTAAGAGCCAAAACAAACAAAGTGTAA
- a CDS encoding BatD family protein, producing MNGRKLHIFSILLLFWVSNFLFAQDDTKIELGKRNISIDENFTIKVLIRNTDKSVINTFPDLPSFNKGAKQKVFSKNPLGYTITQNYTPTREGTFKIPAFTLTINNRDYITESFTITVNSPESEEEDLNENISLEKTKNNAFLAMSIDKPKVYVGEGFKVSLAFYVAENNTIQMDFPDDLNAQVDAIAKKIKSADCLEERSIITDIRGVSSLINGRQYLAFKFFEATYYPLNNKPVFVPAVELNMLQTLKKNGIKEKITFKDTPQKINVIDLPDHPLKDKVASGNFSLVEEIETRKLNTGKSFGYEFKIIGDGNFSTVNVNSPVNDSFFDFYPPEIKQVNSSSTKTREKIFRYRVLPKDSGQYQLDKYFFWVFFNTQKGNYDTLKSNLKIRVLGKTITSKDTDTSDDIFAGIDKLDTSKTESNYQEVLKNISNFLIISMLLGSLYLFNWGKKKKTTND from the coding sequence ATGAACGGTCGAAAGTTACATATTTTCTCAATTTTATTGCTTTTTTGGGTGAGCAATTTTCTTTTTGCACAAGATGATACCAAAATTGAATTGGGCAAAAGAAATATTTCTATTGATGAAAACTTTACAATAAAAGTACTCATCCGTAACACTGATAAATCTGTAATCAATACTTTTCCTGACCTTCCAAGCTTCAATAAAGGAGCTAAACAAAAGGTATTTTCAAAAAATCCTTTGGGTTATACAATAACTCAAAATTATACACCTACTAGAGAAGGCACGTTTAAAATTCCAGCATTTACGCTCACGATTAACAATAGAGATTATATCACCGAATCTTTTACAATAACCGTAAACTCACCAGAAAGCGAAGAGGAAGACCTCAACGAAAATATTTCTCTGGAAAAAACAAAAAATAATGCCTTTTTGGCAATGAGTATTGATAAACCCAAGGTATATGTGGGTGAAGGTTTTAAAGTTTCTTTAGCATTCTATGTTGCAGAAAACAATACCATTCAAATGGATTTTCCTGATGATTTGAATGCACAAGTAGATGCCATTGCAAAAAAAATAAAATCGGCTGATTGTTTAGAAGAACGCAGCATAATAACCGATATTAGAGGCGTTTCAAGTTTGATTAATGGTCGACAATACCTTGCTTTTAAGTTTTTTGAAGCAACCTACTACCCTCTTAATAACAAACCTGTCTTTGTGCCTGCGGTTGAGCTAAACATGCTTCAAACACTCAAGAAAAATGGCATCAAGGAGAAAATTACATTCAAAGATACTCCACAAAAAATTAATGTTATTGACTTACCAGACCACCCTCTAAAAGACAAAGTTGCTTCAGGAAATTTTAGTTTAGTTGAAGAAATTGAAACACGAAAACTAAATACTGGTAAAAGTTTTGGTTATGAATTTAAAATTATCGGAGACGGAAATTTCTCGACAGTCAATGTAAATTCGCCTGTAAATGATAGTTTTTTTGATTTTTATCCCCCTGAAATCAAACAAGTAAATTCTAGTAGCACAAAAACTCGTGAGAAAATATTTAGATATAGAGTCTTACCAAAAGATTCGGGACAATACCAACTCGATAAATATTTCTTTTGGGTATTTTTCAATACTCAAAAAGGCAATTATGATACCCTAAAATCAAACCTCAAAATAAGAGTATTAGGCAAAACAATTACCAGTAAAGATACGGATACCTCCGATGATATTTTTGCAGGTATTGATAAACTTGATACCTCCAAAACTGAAAGCAATTATCAAGAAGTGCTTAAGAATATTTCAAACTTCTTAATTATTAGCATGCTTTTAGGAAGTTTGTATTTATTTAACTGGGGTAAAAAAAAGAAAACAACCAATGACTAA
- a CDS encoding WD40/YVTN/BNR-like repeat-containing protein, whose protein sequence is MFRSIFKKSTILVLVILFTNSLYAQWVKQVSGTDASFRSIHAISKKVVWAGGTNGTVLKTTNAGAHWEVIKVSGAEKLDFRDIYGVNEKIAYIMSAGNAEDGAAKIYKTINGGISWEVVLEYKQKGVFFDSMDFWNEKEGILIGDPIDDKPFILRTLDGGKSWLRIAKENLPLIKEGEASFAASGNCVVTRPNGKAWVNTQNRIFFTSDKGETWQVSETPFKKGQTAGIFGLHFWSDVQGIAVGGDYKNDKAEYENVALTNDGGQTWKFLPSAQPYGLKEAASRLPNGNIILVGTSGTSLLEKDEENWKALDDYSFHTISCFKDACWAIGAKGNLAKFTTKK, encoded by the coding sequence ATGTTTCGTTCGATTTTTAAGAAAAGTACTATTCTAGTTTTAGTAATTCTATTTACAAATTCATTATACGCCCAGTGGGTAAAACAAGTTTCAGGAACTGATGCCTCATTTCGTTCGATTCATGCCATTAGTAAAAAAGTAGTATGGGCAGGTGGGACTAACGGAACAGTTTTAAAAACTACTAATGCAGGTGCTCATTGGGAAGTTATAAAGGTATCAGGAGCTGAAAAACTTGATTTTAGGGATATTTATGGGGTAAATGAAAAGATTGCCTACATAATGAGTGCTGGAAATGCTGAAGATGGAGCGGCTAAGATTTATAAAACTATCAATGGTGGTATTAGTTGGGAAGTAGTTTTAGAGTATAAACAGAAGGGTGTATTTTTTGATTCGATGGATTTTTGGAATGAAAAAGAAGGTATTTTAATTGGCGACCCAATTGATGATAAACCATTTATATTAAGAACATTAGATGGCGGAAAATCTTGGTTAAGAATTGCAAAAGAGAACCTTCCTTTAATAAAAGAAGGTGAAGCCTCTTTTGCAGCAAGTGGGAATTGTGTTGTTACAAGGCCTAATGGAAAGGCATGGGTGAATACACAAAATAGAATTTTCTTTACGTCTGATAAAGGAGAAACTTGGCAAGTATCTGAAACACCATTTAAGAAAGGACAAACTGCAGGAATTTTTGGGTTACATTTCTGGAGTGACGTTCAGGGAATTGCGGTTGGGGGTGATTATAAAAACGATAAAGCTGAGTATGAAAATGTGGCCTTGACAAATGATGGTGGGCAAACATGGAAGTTTCTACCATCGGCTCAACCTTATGGTTTGAAAGAGGCTGCATCAAGATTACCTAATGGAAATATTATCTTGGTTGGCACTTCAGGAACAAGTCTTCTAGAAAAAGATGAAGAAAATTGGAAAGCATTAGATGACTATTCATTTCACACAATTTCTTGTTTTAAAGACGCTTGTTGGGCAATTGGTGCAAAGGGCAATTTAGCAAAGTTTACAACAAAGAAATAA
- the nuoK gene encoding NADH-quinone oxidoreductase subunit NuoK: protein MIHIQNYLIISALLFSIGLAVAVTKRNAILMLMGIELMLNAVNLNFVAFSQYDPNRLQGQMFVIFVMVVAASEITIALAIILKLYDYFKNLDLNEINFLKK, encoded by the coding sequence ATGATTCATATACAAAACTACCTAATTATTAGTGCTTTACTATTTTCAATTGGCCTCGCAGTTGCAGTTACCAAGCGAAATGCGATTTTAATGCTAATGGGTATTGAATTGATGCTTAATGCGGTCAATTTAAACTTTGTAGCCTTTAGTCAATATGACCCTAATCGGTTACAAGGACAAATGTTTGTTATTTTTGTAATGGTGGTTGCAGCTTCAGAAATCACAATTGCATTGGCCATAATTCTGAAATTATATGATTATTTCAAGAATCTAGATTTGAATGAAATCAATTTTCTAAAAAAGTAA
- a CDS encoding NADH-quinone oxidoreductase subunit J family protein, protein MTKLLEDYLKNIDYALVKQISFFVFATITVGGALFLLFTKNVLYAAFSLLLTLLGVAGLFVFAAADFLAVSQIMIYVGGILILMIFGIMLTNNKKMQRQNLQPNKIEVQHHNRFWAVIVAVLLFLGFIKIIFEANFHIIGKEMQESSTVKQIGVNLMTDYIFAFEVIGILLLAALIGSVYIAKKEKN, encoded by the coding sequence TTGACTAAATTGTTAGAAGATTATTTAAAAAATATTGATTATGCTTTGGTCAAACAAATTTCTTTTTTTGTTTTTGCGACCATTACTGTAGGTGGAGCTTTGTTTTTGCTTTTTACTAAAAATGTTCTTTATGCTGCATTTAGTCTATTACTTACCCTTTTGGGTGTAGCTGGACTCTTTGTTTTTGCAGCTGCCGATTTCTTAGCCGTTAGTCAAATTATGATTTATGTTGGCGGAATTCTAATACTGATGATTTTTGGTATCATGCTTACGAATAACAAAAAAATGCAACGCCAAAATCTCCAACCTAATAAGATTGAAGTACAACACCATAATAGATTTTGGGCAGTTATTGTGGCTGTTTTACTTTTTTTGGGATTTATTAAAATCATTTTTGAAGCTAATTTCCACATTATTGGAAAAGAAATGCAAGAAAGCAGTACTGTTAAACAAATTGGAGTAAACCTAATGACCGATTATATTTTTGCCTTTGAAGTAATTGGAATATTACTTTTGGCTGCCTTAATTGGGTCAGTATATATAGCAAAAAAGGAAAAAAATTAA
- a CDS encoding 4Fe-4S binding protein, with translation MSAYFKNISRGIRTTVKGMSLTLRHLWQARNSRQPFAVENSNYFDLKTGIVTLQYPHQTLPVPDNGRYQLDCEVDDCIVCDKCAKICPVDCIEIEPIKSAEIINYASDGSPIRLYAAKFDIDMAKCCFCGLCTSVCPTECLTMTNEYDFSVFDISQMNFQFSNLTEEQADAKRKLYEQYLEEKEALKKAPQAKQETKESTEGEAPKAKVSFKPAFKTTPKPTVEDKETENSRKAKQEFDKVIPNAIQNTEDKTQENNQETPKPKPAFKPSFKPVTKSTEQVEQKTENKTSENIDETPKPKPAFKPTFKPVAKTSEQVEQKTENNASGNNDETPKPKPAFKPTMKITPKKID, from the coding sequence ATGTCCGCTTATTTTAAAAATATTAGTCGAGGAATTCGAACAACTGTTAAAGGTATGAGCCTTACACTTCGCCATTTATGGCAAGCTCGCAACAGTCGCCAGCCATTTGCTGTAGAAAACTCAAATTACTTCGATTTGAAAACTGGTATCGTAACTCTCCAATACCCTCATCAAACATTACCTGTGCCTGACAATGGCCGCTATCAACTTGATTGTGAAGTTGATGATTGTATTGTTTGCGACAAATGTGCCAAAATATGCCCAGTTGATTGCATTGAAATTGAACCTATCAAATCAGCAGAAATTATCAATTACGCATCTGATGGCTCTCCGATTAGACTTTATGCAGCTAAGTTTGACATAGATATGGCCAAATGCTGTTTTTGTGGCCTTTGTACAAGTGTTTGCCCGACTGAATGTCTTACGATGACAAATGAGTATGATTTCAGTGTATTTGATATTTCTCAAATGAATTTTCAATTTTCTAATCTCACAGAAGAGCAAGCAGATGCCAAACGCAAACTTTATGAGCAATATTTGGAAGAAAAAGAAGCACTAAAAAAAGCACCACAAGCGAAGCAAGAAACTAAAGAAAGTACCGAAGGAGAAGCTCCAAAAGCAAAAGTTAGCTTTAAACCAGCATTCAAAACTACTCCAAAGCCTACCGTAGAAGATAAAGAAACTGAGAATTCAAGAAAAGCAAAGCAGGAATTTGATAAAGTTATTCCGAATGCAATACAAAACACAGAAGATAAGACGCAGGAAAATAATCAGGAAACCCCTAAGCCTAAACCTGCTTTTAAACCTTCATTCAAACCGGTTACTAAATCTACTGAGCAAGTAGAGCAAAAAACAGAAAATAAAACTTCGGAAAATATCGATGAAACACCTAAGCCTAAACCTGCTTTTAAGCCTACTTTCAAACCAGTTGCTAAAACTAGCGAGCAAGTAGAGCAAAAAACAGAAAATAACGCTTCGGGAAACAATGATGAAACACCTAAGCCCAAACCTGCTTTTAAGCCTACAATGAAAATAACCCCTAAAAAAATTGACTAA